AATCCAAAAAGTGTATTGAGCTTTTGGGCAAGATGGAGTTCCTCGAACTTTACTGCAAAATGCTAGGTAAAATACATTTCGAACAAGAAGGGCTGGAGTTTGATATCTTTTCCTCGTTTAAAAGACTGGAAAAGTACCTGCGTAAAGTTCACCATCTTAAATTGGTGGAACGTAATTTTTTAGAGCAGGAAAGAAAAACAAAGCAGAGCTATAAAAGCTATTGCCAGCATCTTACTAAGCAGAAAAAGAAGCTTTATAATGACACTTTTGATCTTGTAGTGGGTAGTTCTCTCAAGAATTGGGAACACCTGTTTATAGAAGCATTACAAGCAAGCAAGGGGTTAAAGCCTTTAGAAATAAGCTCGGCAATCCATCAGGTCATCAATGAAGAATTGGGCTTTTTGCAACTCGAGATGAAGGCAAACTTGGACAGTAATGCTTTAAAGGAAACTTTTGATGCCTTGAAAACTATCATCATGCTAGAAAACCTCTTGATCCACTTGGGTTTCAATCCAATTTTTGTCGAAAGCATTCATGGAGAGATCAAAGCATTGAAAGACAGTTTAAAGCCATGGTATTCCAACCAGCTTTCTTTACAGTCACTCACTCATTTTGTGGCTGAAAAAGAAGCTCCATCCCAAAAATATCTGGATTGGATAATCGAACTCAAGAGTCAAAAGAAGGTTCTTTTCTCTCAGGCAGAAAAACAAGCTCATCAGCTGTTTAGTAAAATATTGGTTTAACTTTTTCCTGATTGTGCATTTGGCACACATAAAATCAAGGTTCAACAAAACGTAAAAAGGAAGTGCTGCCATTCGCTCGCTAAAGCCTTTGCCTATATTGATTTTAAGTTCGTTTTAGAATTGGTACCTGCTTACCACTTAAGCACTCTCATTTTTAAGAAAATCATAATATATTACTCTGGAATTCAGCTAATCCAATTTTTAGAATGAAAATCATTTCTACTAATATTGCTAAGCCCACAACTTTTCTTTGGAACGGAAAAGAGGAAAGTACTGGGATCTATAAAAAACCAACAGACAAACCGATTTTTTTAACCAAAAATGATGTGCTCAGCGATGAGGTATCCAATAGGCTTAATCATGGGGGGTATTACAAAGCCTGCTATACCTTTTCAGCGGAGCAATACCCCTATTGGAAAAACCTATATCCTAACTTAGATTGGTCTTGGGGCATGTTTGGTGAAAACTTGACACTCGCTGGATTTGATGAGCGGGAAGTTTATCATGGTGCGATTTACAAGTTGGGAGAAACAGTGGTTCAAATTTCACAATACAGAGAACCCTGTTACAAATTTGGGCATAAGTTTGGCACTCAAAAAGTGCTCAAACAATTTATCCAACATGGCTTCGGTGGAACTTACCTTAGCATATTGGAGGAAGGATATGTGGCTCCGGGTGACGAATTTGAACTTATAGATCTGCCTGAGGAAAGACTTACGGTAGCCGAACTATTCCATCTGATTCATGCCAAGGAAAAGAATCAAGAACATTTGAAAATTGCGGCCAAAAGCAAAGCTCTCCCTCCAAAAAAAAGAATTTTATTGACTGCCATGCTTGAGTAGGGATTCACTACTTTTTTGATCAATCAAAATGCTTTTTGCTATCTATATCTCTAGTAAATCAAACTTCAAACCCATTATTTAAAATGAATATTAAAGCCTGGGAGAATTTTTATGAAAACACTCAAAAACTATCTAAACCTGCGAGTGCTTTAG
Above is a window of Algoriphagus machipongonensis DNA encoding:
- a CDS encoding MOSC domain-containing protein, giving the protein MKIISTNIAKPTTFLWNGKEESTGIYKKPTDKPIFLTKNDVLSDEVSNRLNHGGYYKACYTFSAEQYPYWKNLYPNLDWSWGMFGENLTLAGFDEREVYHGAIYKLGETVVQISQYREPCYKFGHKFGTQKVLKQFIQHGFGGTYLSILEEGYVAPGDEFELIDLPEERLTVAELFHLIHAKEKNQEHLKIAAKSKALPPKKRILLTAMLE